The Nicotiana tabacum cultivar K326 chromosome 1, ASM71507v2, whole genome shotgun sequence genome segment GCATATCAAAAGATTTTGCCGACAGTTCCAGAATGACCAGAAGAAGAACAAAGGCAAAAAGGTGAAGCCCGAAGAAAGCAGTGATGATGAAACAAACTCCTTTGGTGAGTTCAACGTTGTCTACGATGACGACATTATCAATCTGACAACCCAAGAGATGACctgggtgattgatagtggggcTACCATTCATGCGACGCCACGGAGAGAACTCTTCTCATCTTACACACCTGGAGACTTTGGTCGTGTAAAGATGGGAAATGCCAATTTCTCAACAGTTGTAGGCAAAGGTGATGTTTGCCTAGAGACCATGAATGGGATGAAGCTACTTTTAAGAGATGTCAGGCATGTTCCAGATATGCGCCTGAATCTGATCTCCGTAGACAAGCTCAATGAGGAAGGTTACTGCAATACCTTCCATAATGGCCAATGGAAGCTCACGAAGGGCTCATTGGTGGTGGCGCGGGGCACGAAGCAGTCAAAGTTGTACGTGACCCAGGCGAGAATCTCCCAACAAGTTATAAATGTTGCGGAGAATGATAGCAATATCAAGTTGTGGCATAGACGTCTTGGCCACATGAGTGAGAAGTCAATGGCGCGTTTGGTAAAGAAGAACGCCTTACCAGGTCTAAACCAGATCCAGTTGAAGAAGTGTGCTGACTGTTTAGCTGGGAAACAAAACAGAGTTTCGTTCAAAAGATTCCCTCCTTCCAGAAGGCAAAATGTGTTGGATCTGGTACACTCAGATGTATGTGGACCTTTCAAGAAGTCCCTCGGTGGTGCCCGATATTTCATGACCTTTATTGATGATCATTCACGAAAGACATGGGTATACACGCTGAAGACCAAGGATCAAGTGTTTCAAGTTTTCAAACAGTTTCTGACCTTGGTGGAAAGAGAGACTGGTAAGAAGTTGAAGTGCATCCGGACAGACAATGGCGGTGAATACCAGGGTCAATTTGATGCTTACTGTAAAGAGCATGGTATTCGACATCAGTTCACACCTCCTAAAACTCCCCAGTTGAATGGCTTGGCTGAGAGGATGAATAGAACTTTGATCGAGAGAACCAGATGTTTACTCTCTCATTCAAAGTTACCAAAGGCTTTCTGGGGTGAAGCTCTAGTTACAGCAGCCTATGTGCTGAACCATTCACCCTGTGTCCCTCTTCAGTACGAGGCTCCAGAAAAGATTTGGTCAGGAAGAGATATCTCTTATGATCAATTACAGGTATTTGGCTGCAAAGCCTATGTCCATGTTCCGAAAGATGAAAGGAGCAAACTTGATGTCAAGACAAGGGAGTGTGTATTCATCGGCTATGGTCAAGACATGCTTGGCTATAAGTTCTATGATCCGGTGCAGAAGAAGCTCGTCAGGAGTCGAGATGTCGTGTTCGTTGAGGACCAAACAATTGAAGACATTGACATAGTAGAGAAGTCCACTGATGATTCTGCTGAGTTTGAGTTGCCTCCAACAGTGGTGCCGAGACAAGTTGGAGATGATGTTCAGGATAATCAACCTGAAGCCCCTGATCTTCCTAATGAAGATGAACCAGCAGATACTGAAGGTAACGAGGACAATGGTGATGATGATGCAGACGAGGAGGATCAACCTCAACCACCAATCCTCAATAACCCTCCTTATCACACAAGATCTGGAAGAGTTGTGCAACAGTCTACCAGATATTCTCCACATGAGTATGTGTTACTCACTGACGGGGGAGAACCCGACAGCTTTGAAGAAGCTATTGATGATGAACATAAGGAGAAGTGGATAGAAGCCATGCAAGACGAGATGAAATCCTTGCATGAGAACAAGACGTTTGAGCTGGTGAAGTTGCCGAAAGGCAAGAGAGCTTTGAAGAATAAGTGGGTGTTCAAGATGAAGCATGATGAACACAATTCCCTTCCGAGATTCAAAGCAAGATTGGTCGTCAAAGGTTTCAATCAAAGGAAAGGcattgactttgatgaaatattCTCACCAGTTGTGAAAATGACCTCAATACGCACGGTGCTGGGATTAGCAGCAAGCCTCAACCTGGAGGTTGagcagatggatgtaaaaaccgCCTTCCTACATggtgatttggaagaggagatatACATGGAGCAACCAAACGGTTTCCAGCAAAAGGGGAAAGAGGACTGCGTTTGTAGATTGAGGAAAAGCCTCTATGGCTTAAaacaggcaccaaggcagtggtacaagaagttcgAGTCGGTGATGGGGCAACACGGCTACAAGAAGACAACTTCAGACCATTGTGTGTTCGCTCAGAAGTTTTCTGACGATGATTTCATCATCCTATTGctctatgtggatgatatgttgattgttGGCCGGAATGTTTCCAGAATTAATAGCTTAAAAGAACAGCTAAGCAAGTTCTTCGCCATGAAAGACTTGGGGCCAGCAAAACATATCCTTGGGATGAGGATTATGCGAGACCGAGAAGCCAAGAAGTTATGGttgtctcaggagaagtacatcgAGAAGGTACTTCAACGGTTCAACATGGAGAAAACTAAAGCAGTTAGCTGTCCTCTTGCTAACCACTTTAGATTGAGCACCAAGCAAAGCCCGTCAACAGATGATGAGAGAAGAAAGATGGAGCGGATTCCATATGCTTCAGtagtaggaagtttgatgtatgccaTGGTTTGTACACGGCCAGATATCGCTCACGCTGTAGGAGTGGTAAGTAGATTTCTTTCTAATCcaggaaaggaacattgggatgCTGTTAAGTGGATTCTCAGGTATCTTCGAGGAACCTCCAAACTATGCTTATGTTTTGGAGAAGACAACCCTGTGTTGGTTGGCTATACTGATGCAGATATGGCCGGAGATGTTGATTCTAGAAAATCAACTTCAGGATACTTGATTAACTTTTCAGGGGGAGCTGTGTCATGGCAATCAAAGTTGCAAAAATGTGTTGCATTATCAACTACTGAAGCTGAATTCATCGCAGCAACGGAGGCTTGCAAAGAATTGATATGGATGAAgaagttcttaactgaacttggaTTTTCGCAAGACGGTTATCAGttattttgtgatagtcaaagtgctatccACCTTGCGAAGAATGCCTCATTCCATTCCAGATCCAAACATATTGATGTGAGATATAATTGGATCAGGGATGTGTTGGAGAAGAGGATGTTGCGGCTTGAAAAGATCCATACAGACGAAAATGGATCGGACATGTTGACCAAGACTTTACCGAAAGGGAAGTTTGAGTTCTGTAGAGAAGTTGCAGGGATAGTGGATCCACCATATAGTTGgaagggggagaattgttagtTTTTCCAACAATTATGGTGATGTATGGGAGAGGTAAGCAATGATGCAACTCTCCTTAGTGAGATAAGCAATGATGCAATGAGTGGTAGGTGAGATGGGAATATTGCAAATTGATCCttcttggtaggtgagatttgcaCTTTTGGTCCCTatctcaaaactataaatacccccttccatttcattgtataacacaccaaaaaaaaatatatcaaaactcAAGAAGAAAGAGTTTGAGAGGGAGAGAGATATAGTTCCTTTAGGAATGTTTCCTAACAGGGGAGTGACAAAATAGTGAGTAGAATACTAGTCGGGTATTTTTCGGGAAACACTTTTGTGTGCGCCACTATTTTGGGTAGAGCTCAGGAATTGTTGTACCTCCAAATTATTGAGGAAGTCTCTCTTTGTATGCCTGCTAAATGTTTTAGTGGAAGTTGGTGTCGGATTTGTGGACGTAGCCTAAACGTTTTAggtgaaccacgttaaatattgtgtcatttatttttggtttcgttgatcatttattttattcCGCTGTGCAGTAGTGTTTAGTGCCACCGGGTCCTAACACTATGGACGAGGTCAATTGACTGAACCAAATGTTTGTATCAATTCTGTTTTATCATCATTCAAGATTTGCTCTATTAGCTTCCGCGTGACACCTTATTATTTGGATTCTAACAATGTGTACATGCGTATTGCTCGGTACAAGTCTTCGCATCCATGTTtctcctttatttgtttttccgATTTTTAGCGTAAGCAGATATCCTCCATACTTAATGTATTGGTCAATTTCTGACTTAGTAAGATTCTCAAGAGAGTTTGAAAATATGAGCTTCCAGCTACTTAATTAATATCTATTGATAAATATTTGGTATATTTACAATGTAAGATACATGAGTAAATACACGGAATAATAAACCAAAGTTAACATCTTGATATATGGTTTTATTTCATAAATGAAAAATCTTGATCTGCACGTCACTGAGAACAGCTCCTTCATTTGTttatttataaaaagaaaaaccGAACAACAATTGGGCTCCTAACAATATGCTTTTTAGAAATCCATCTGAGAGATCCCTGATTAAAACTGGTACTTGGTCTAGTAGCCAAAGGTGTAAACGTCACTTGATAGCTCAATTTTTGGTTCATCTCTGAAAATACAAGTGTAGTTGGCTCAACTTTCACATCAACGCCCGGTGGTGAATCAATTTCAATATTGTATGTTGAGTTAGCTTGTCCTATATTCGTCGCATTTCTTGAATATGTTTGTGCTGTTGAGTTGCTTCGGACTTGGATCGAAAATGATGGATAATTTAGTTGACCTTCTAAGATGCTAGTTATTTCTGAACATTTAACTTTGCGCTGCAAAAAGATCCCAACTTGTCTATCTGTGTAATTTAGACCACATAGATAAGCTACGTAATCGGCTGGTTCAATGTCATATATCAGGCCGGGATCATTTGCTTTTGATGGATTAACGTGCCCTGCACCTGTGGCGAAGACACTAGCTGGAAGGTACGTTTCATCCTCGATGGAGCTCAATCCGAGGTTTAAGACATCAGCTGTTGTCATAATTGCTGACTTAATTGCAGCTGGAGACCAATCAGGGTGACTACTTTTTAGCAGCGCTGCAACGCCACTGAGATGAGGACAAGACATTGACGTACCTGAAATCATGTTGAAATTAGAGTTCGTGTTTGTGTTATTCTCCAAGGAAACATGCCAAGCTGCAAGGATGTTAACACCAGGACCAGTAATGTCCGGTTTTAGAATTCCAGGACTTGCAAAATTTGGACCCCTGGAAGAAAATCCAGCAACCACTGGAGCACGATCATCTCCGATAATAGTTCCCTTGAATACTATTGTTGCAGTAGGGATTAATGTGGAGTTTATATACTCTTTGATTTTTAGACCATCTGCATAGCTAACGTGTGTCACCGGAAGGACATGTGCCTCGGCTAATGTTGTGTTAGCCAGGTTTTCTGTATTCATAAGAATCATGGCTGCACCACCAGCTACCTTCACTGCTTTTCCTTTGTCAACTCGCGTTGTTCTACCAACCTCACACAACACTATCTTTCCCATGACATTCGTGTTGTTCAGCGAAGCAGGGGTACAATACTTAGCATCAGAGTCACTAGCATTGCTTCCAGGATAGGCAAGATGCAACAGTGTTGGAGGAAATTCACTAGGTTGAAAGGCTGATTCTCCATCGAATTCTTCATTGTTTCCAAGCACAGCAGTAGCCTTAATTTTCCTGTCGATGGTACTTGCACCAACTGTTAAAATCCAGGGTGCTTCATTAGCCGTTGAAAAACTGGATGGTCCTGAATTTCCAGCAGCACAACTGACAAAGATCCCCTTTTCCATTGCACTAAATGCACCAAGTGCAATGTTGTCAGAATAGAAATTATTAGTAAGCCTACCAAGGGAAAGCGAAAGCACATCGACACCATCTTCAATAGCCATATCCATTGCAGCCAAAGTGTCACTTTCAGAACAAGTGATACCTGAGCACACTTTGTAAATGGCAACATGAGCTAGAGGTGCAACGCCCGCTGCAGTTCCATTAGCATTGCCAAATATATTAGCACCTGGAACGAAATTTCCAGCAGCCGTGCTAGCAGTGTGCGTACCATGTCCATTCTCGTCCCATGGTGACCCGTTCCCTGAGGACTGGAAGTACCTCGCTCCAATGAGCTTGTTGTTACACTTTGTAACATTAAATTCACACTTACCCTTCCATTTAGCAGGGGGTGGGGGCATCCCATCGTCACTAAACGAAGGGTGGTCCGGGAAAATTCCCGTGTCAATGACACCAATAATCACACCTTTCCCATAATTTGAGTCATTCCAGAACCCCATGTTCTGGTGCAACCCCAAGAAGTTGAGACTATGTGTAGTGTACAAATCAAGTTGCCTTTCGGGGCGGGCAGAAATAAATCCTTTCCTTTTCTGCATTTCCTTGAGATCATCCGGATATAACTTAGCTGCAAAACCTGTTAGAACATTTCGATAGGAATAGATCAATCGTGGCGCCTCACGAGAGCCATCTGAGGTTGTTGCAGGCAAGAAAGAAAGATACCAGCTATCTAAATCTTGATATCTGCTATCGCCTTCACGATCAGGGAACTCACAATGAATAATATAGACTTgtgaattgctttgttcttctTCAGGCCTTTCATCAACAGGGTGTTCATTTGCATTAGTGGTAAATAAAGTGAACAGAAAAATGAGGCCAATTATTATGAGAATTGACCTGAATTGAGCCATGACAACTTTACTGCTAGTGAAATATCAGTTTTCTTTGCTAATGAGTTTGGATTATATCTACAATGGAGGGATGAAGTTGGAAAAAAGAGTTATTTGCCTAAGGATTTTTGTTGGAGTTTTTGAATTTTAGTTGAGGTTATATATAGTTCttggaaatatttttttatttgctaGTCAGAACTCAGAAGCTACTATAGACATATGAACTAGTCATGCGGGGAGAATCATGAAATAAAAAATAGGCCAAAAACTGAATTGGTCATCTACACGCTAAAAACAATTTTAGTTTAATCTAACTAATCTTTGAAAAATGAACTTGAGATAGCAACAACATATAGACAAAGTCGTTAATTTTCATGATAATATTTTCTATCTCAGTAATGTTCGAGTCAACTTGGACACACCTTAACTATTGAGACAAAACAGGCCTGCTGCCTTCTTTACTCCAGATTGCTAAATCCTTGGCAAACACGGAACAACACAATATATTTCTTGTCTACTTGACCTTCTGTTTCAGATAGGTTGCAAGTTTAACTACTTGAAGTAATTTcatgtttgttttcttttcattttcagctCATCAGATAAGTATCTAGCATCTAGCTATTAATGATATTCCATCTACTTTTATCATTttatatagaaaactatactttCATAGGAAATACATATCATCTGGCTATCAATGATACACATTTTCCGGTGGCGGAGCTAGAATTTACATCAAGGggtgtcaaaattttaaaaaaatagatacATCAAAAAGTATAGGGGAGTCAACGCATACTAAATATACATATAACAATAAAATTATCTAGcaatacaatataatttttcggcgaaagGGTATCGATTGACATCCCTTAGTTGAATGTGGCTCCGCCATTGGCATTTCCTGAGAAGGAAAAAACAAGCAGGACGGTATCAACAATCAAGTTTATTTGTCAAATTTTGGCTAAGCGTTATTCTCCTGATCGAGAATGTTAAAAGTATGAGTTGCTTAATATTTACTGAAAACTATCTGGTGTAATATATTTCATTTTTGTATCGTTGAGTAGTAGAATAAGAATATGATTGTATTGACAAGAGCAAAAAACAGACGACATAAATCTCAACTCTGATACATTCAGCTTGACACTAAAAagagataaaaagaaaaacacataTTTGGTATTAACAGTGTCACACTCTTGTTAACAAGATAAAACAGGAAATtaccaaagaaaaaaagaaagagaagaagataCATTTTCACGTCGTAAGGTGAAAATGGTCTTATTACAAATGAAAAAACTTGATCAGCATGTCACTGATATCAGCTCCTTCATTTCCTTTTCAGAAAAAGCTGAATCTCACAGCAATTGGGCTCCTAACAATGTGTTTACCAGAAATCCATTTGAGAGATCCCTGATAATAACCGGTACTTGGATTACTAGGCAAAGGTGTAAACGTCACTTGATAGCTCAATTTCTGGTTCACCTCTGAAAAAACTAGTGTAGTTGGCTCAACTTTTACATCAACGCCCGGTGGTGAAATCAATTTCAACACTGTATGTTGAGTTGGCTTGTCCTACGTTCGTCACGTTTCTTGAATATGTCTTAGCTGCTGAGTCGGTACTGAGTTTAATCGAAAATGATGGATAATTTAGTTGACCTTCTAAGATGCTAGTTATCTCTGAACAGTTAACTTTACGCTGCAAAAAGATCCCAACTTGTCTATTTGTGTAATTCAAACCACATAGGTAAGATACGTAATCGGCTGGTTCTATGTCATATATCAGGCCGGGATCATTTGCTTTCGATGGATTAACGTGGCCTGCACCTGTGGCAAAGACATCAGCTGGAAGGTAAGTTTCATCCTCGATGAAGTTCAATCCGAGATTTAAGACATCAGCTGTTGTCATAATTGCTGACTTAATTGCAGCTGGAGACCAATCAGGGTGAACACTTTTTAGCAGCGCTGCAACGCCACTGAGATGGGGACAAGACATTGAGGTTCCTGAAATCATGTTAAACATAGAGTTCGTGTTGTTTTCTAAGGAAACAGGCCAAGCTGCTAGGATGTTAACACCAGGACCAATAATGTCTGGTTTTAGAATTCCAGGACTTGCATAACTTGGACCCCTGGAAGAAAATCCAGCAACTACTGGAGCACGATCATCGCCGATTATAGTTCCGTTGAATACTATTGTTGCAGTAGGGACTAATGTTGAGTTTATATACTCTTTGATTTTTAGACCATCTGCATAGCTAACGTGTGCCACCGGAATGACATGTGCCTCTGCTGGTGTTGTATTAGCCAGGAGTTCTGTATTCATAAGAATCATGGCAGCACCACCAGCCGCCTTCACAGCTTCTCCTTTAGAAACTCGTGATGTTATACCAATCTCACACAACACAATCTTTCCCGTGACATTTGTGTTGTTCAGCGAAGTAGGGTAACAATATTTAGCCAAAATGTCACTGTCATTGCTCCCCGGATAGGCAAGAGGCAACAGTGTTGGAGGAAAGTCACTAGGTTGAAAAGCTGATTCTCCATCGTATTCTTCGTTGTTTCCAAGCACAGCAGTAGCCTTAATTTTCCTGTCGATGGTACTTGCACCAACTGTTAAAATCCAGGGTGCTTCATTAGATGTCGAAAACCTGTATGGTCCTGAATTTCCAGCAGCACAGCTGACGAAGATCCCCTTTTCCATTGCACTAAATGCACCAACTGCAATGACGTCTTCATAGAAATTATAAGCAACACCTCCAAGGGAAAGCGAAAGCACATCGACACCATCTTCAATAGCCATATCCATTGCAGCCAAAATGTCACTTTCAGAACAATAGATATAAGAGCACACTTTATAAATAGCAACATGAGCTAGAGGTGCAACGCCCGCTGCAGTGCCATTAGCATTGCCAAATATATTAGCACCTGGCACGAAATTTCCAGCAGCCGTGCTGGCAGTGTGCGTACCATGTCCATTTTCGTCCCATGGTGACCCGTTCCCCGATGACTGGAAGTACCTCGCTCCAATGAGCTTGTTGTTACACTTTGTAACATTAAATTCACACTTACCCTTCCATTTAGCAGGGGGTGGGGGCATCCCACTGTCGCTAAACGAAGGGTGGTCCGGGAAAATTCCTGTGTCAATGACTCCAATGATCACACCTTTTCCATAATTTGAGTCATTCCAGAACCCCATGTTCTGGTGCAATCCCAAGAAGTTGAGGCTATGAGTGGTATACAAATCAAGTTGCTTTTCAGGGCGGGCAGAAATAAATCCGTCCTTTTTCTCCATTTCCTTGAGATCATCTGGTGATAATTTAGCTGCAAAACCTGTTAGAACATTACGATAGGAATAGATCAATCGTGGCGCCTCACGAGAGCTATCTGAGGTTGTTGCAGGCAAGAAAGAAAGATACCAGCTATCTAAATCTTGATATCTGCTAGCGCCTATTGCCATCAGGGAACTCACAGTGAACTATATAGACTTGTGAATTGCTTTGTTTTTCTTTAGGCTTTTCATCAACAGGGCGTTCACTTGCGATAGTGGTGaatgaagaaaagagaaaagtaaTGCCAATTATAGTCAGAATTGACCTGTATTGAGCCATCACAACTTTTGTGCTAGTGAAATAGCTGTTATTTGAGTTTAGATTTTGGTGAGAgttttggaattttggaagtatatatatatggtaactggaagcttttttttttttttttttaatttgctaGTCAGAAGCTATTTTTAGATATGTGAAATAGTCATGCCTGGAGATTCTTGGATTAAATAGAAAAATGAAAGTGGATTGGTCATCTACATGCTAAATCGACTTGATTTTATTTAACTCTTCTTTGATAATGAACTTGAGATAGCAACAGCATATAGACGAAGAAGTCAATCTACAATATGCCCTTTTATGTAAGTAATGTTCGAATCAACTTGTGCTCACCTCAACTAATTCACTTGACAACCTGTCCGACCCATAGGTGCAGGTTGTCAAGGTAAGTATGCTTACAAAAGTTGGAGCCCACGAGCCCACGAGTAAGTGTTATGGCTGAATTTGAACTTGAAATCTCGAGATTATTACTCACACAGCTCAATCATTAGACCATCTCCTGGGGATTAAAGAAGTGAAGCAAATAACTTCAGAGCTCAAAATGAATTTGTTTTCTTTTACAGTTATTGAATCAAGACCTGTTTTCTTTCTCTGAGAGAATCACATTGCCAAAACCTATACATCTTTTTAATCATCTTACTTCCCTAGTTAATGTTGTATATGTTAAGAAACAATTACTTGCATCGACACTTAAGCTGGTTCCTTAATTAATTACTATCTGATTTAGTCCCTTAACCATTTGATCTTCAATCTATAGGATTCCTCAGATATAAACAAGAGCCCTTTTGGCTTAGCTGAATCACATGCCCGCTTGCATCGATacttaaaactacttttgaagtGCTCGAGCTGATTTTATAGCTGCGTAGTACTCTTAAAACTATATAGTTTGGAGCAAACTCTACAAACATAAATGGAAATTTTAACTTTGTAtataaaagggcagcccggtgcactaagctcccgttatgcGCGGGGTCCTGGGAAGGACcattctgcaagaggctgtttctacggcttgaacccgtgacctcctggtatATGTGATGAGATATTACTTACAACTTCGCCCTCTACTCTAAAGTGAACTGTTCAAATTTTCAGCAatggttttccttttttatttatgAGCGCATACTTTCTCCAAATAAAAAATGGATAATGATTTATAGGATCCCAATAGATTTGATGTTGATTACTTACTTCTATAATAAAGATATGCCAACACTTAAGTTTTTAAACTTTGAGCTTTGTCAATCCTGACAAATTCAAGCATTACCACTTTGGTTTTTTGTTTTGAATGAGATAAAATAATTGTCTGCCTTCTTAACTCCAAATTGCTAAATCCTTCGCAAGCAAGGAACAAAAAAACATCTTTCTTGTCTGCTTAAACTTCTGTTTCGGAGGCTGTAAGCTTAACAATAACAGTGTTTTTTGTTGGTTTCCCACTCGTCTCATACACGTTTTAGGGTCCGACTAAGCTGGATTCGCGACGGAGAGTCCCACCTTCAGGGCGGAGCTAGCCCTTCACTTACGGGTTCGGCCAAACCCAATAGTTTTAATCCAAATTCTGTATTTGTCTTATAATCCATTGAATGTGTACAAgatattaatttagaactcagtaaCTCAACAGAACTATAATGCCGAACCCATCAACTTCAAATCTTAGCTCCGTCTCTGCTCACGGTGGGGTAAAGCACTATGTACCAAATGGGACTCCATTCCCAGAAAACATCATATCTATCTAGTGTTAAGTATATTCTCGAAAAGTCATAACCTCATATTCAAAAGTGCAACAAGCGTTATTTAATTGATTTGTTAAAAGTAAACTATGAATATAGAAAGACGAGAATTGTTAAAAGTAAACTATAAATATAGCAAGTACGAGAGAATTGTTAAAAGTAAACTATAAATCTAGAATGTATGAGAAAGAGACGTTGCACCTGACCTTTTCAAGATGGGAAATCAACACGGGGATATAATAACCTGTCTAATGGATGAAAATGAAAAGACGCTCTTTGCTGATTTATTCTaaatattcttcttttctttctttttaaatattttttgaaatagtAATATTCATCTTATGTTAAACTATGTTGTAgacataataaataaataaataaacgtaCCACCCTAGGCGAATCTCACCGACAAAACAGGGAGAGATGTTGAGTAATAAGGATACAAGACTTAGACCTTAATAATACATTTTAAAGTCGTGCGTTGGGCCTAGTAGGTTGAAGTGTTATGTGACACCCTAGGCGAATCTCATATCGACAAAATAGATGCGCGTTTTAAAGCCGTACAGGCCTAGGCCCAAAGCGAACACCATCACTAGTGAGATGAGCTGTTACGATGTTTTTGATGTAACCGTTTAAGTTATACAATTTTGTTGGAATTAATTTTATTGGCATAAATTCCTgcaaattcttgtttttttgggTTTCCCATCCGGTGTCCGGTAGCGCTCCCTATCGAGGATTTTTCCATACCCagggctcgaactcgagacctctgaTTAAGAGAAGAGCAGCCCCATCCGCcaccacatcctttggtggttAATTTCCTGCAAATTTAGATAGACTATAGGATAATACTAATACAGATAGTCTGACCAGTGTAAAGCATTTGGAGGAGTTGGCTTTAAATTTTTGTTGGCAGAAAATTAAGATCAGAAAGAGAGTAAAAGatgaaaagaaaaatttcaacGAGAGAAAAACACAGAAATGTATGTTGAAAGACTTCTTCTTTGGCGGTGAATTGGATTATCATTTCAAAATTGGCATTtccttatttttaatttttcagtgTAATATTATGACGTAGTTATCTCTTTAAATAATCTATCTGTCATTAGTAAATTATAATAATTTATAGAACTTCAATGACTAACTTCATTCAAATACAAATATATAGATAACTTATTTGTAAAgttatttgaagaattttgaaatgTTAAATGTGATTATGTGTTATAAATTACTAAATCTTGCAAGTGGTTTAAATGTTATTTTACAAGAAGTATAGTGTTGTCACCAAATTGAATCAGTAAAACTAATTGATTTCATCTTTAaacaaattatattttctttgaaACATGTGAATATAAATACAAATATGTGTTTAACtaaagaagaattaacctaaatagttcATGTATATgtaatatatgcataattcatGTAAAACATATGATTACTATATATAACTAatttataatctatgtataatgAGGGTCAATATTGCCAAAGCTCAAAGTTTAATAACTTAAGAGTTGACATATCTTCATTATAGAAGCAACTAACCAACATTACCTTTATTGGATTCTTTAAATCTTTATCCTCTTTTTTATTTGGAGGGGGACTTTTTTTTTCAGGGAAAATTGGAGAAAAGGATGTTCGCTACTGATGTGATTTGAACCTTCCATCTTAATTGTCGAAGGCAGAAAGCTTACAAAAAGAGGCAGGTTTTTTACCTGTAT includes the following:
- the LOC107819924 gene encoding subtilisin-like protease, with amino-acid sequence MAQFRSILIIIGLIFLFTLFTTNANEHPVDERPEEEQSNSQVYIIHCEFPDREGDSRYQDLDSWYLSFLPATTSDGSREAPRLIYSYRNVLTGFAAKLYPDDLKEMQKRKGFISARPERQLDLYTTHSLNFLGLHQNMGFWNDSNYGKGVIIGVIDTGIFPDHPSFSDDGMPPPPAKWKGKCEFNVTKCNNKLIGARYFQSSGNGSPWDENGHGTHTASTAAGNFVPGANIFGNANGTAAGVAPLAHVAIYKVCSGITCSESDTLAAMDMAIEDGVDVLSLSLGRLTNNFYSDNIALGAFSAMEKGIFVSCAAGNSGPSSFSTANEAPWILTVGASTIDRKIKATAVLGNNEEFDGESAFQPSEFPPTLLHLAYPGSNASDSDAKYCTPASLNNTNVMGKIVLCEVGRTTRVDKGKAVKVAGGAAMILMNTENLANTTLAEAHVLPVTHVSYADGLKIKEYINSTLIPTATIVFKGTIIGDDRAPVVAGFSSRGPNFASPGILKPDITGPGVNILAAWHVSLENNTNTNSNFNMISGTSMSCPHLSGVAALLKSSHPDWSPAAIKSAIMTTADVLNLGLSSIEDETYLPASVFATGAGHVNPSKANDPGLIYDIEPADYVAYLCGLNYTDRQVGIFLQRKVKCSEITSILEGQLNYPSFSIQVRSNSTAQTYSRNATNIGQANSTYNIEIDSPPGVDVKVEPTTLVFSEMNQKLSYQVTFTPLATRPSTSFNQGSLRWISKKHIVRSPIVVRFFFL